The Roseococcus microcysteis genome contains a region encoding:
- a CDS encoding serine hydrolase domain-containing protein, with protein sequence MTFALPRRTLLAVPALILARPGAAQENVVAAAARLEPLRGLIVARQGEALLEHRFAGPALDRPVNVKSVSKAIIAALAGAAIARGLLEGPDQRIAPILADRLPRDADPRLQRITLDHLLSMRAGLERTSGVNYGRWVTSPDWVRHALARPFVAEPGGPMLYSTGNSHLVSAILTRVARRSTHALAEEWLGRPLGIAIPPWPLDPQGIFFGGNDMLLSPRAMLVFGEMIRAGGVHEGRRVLPEAWVATCFAPRTASAFTGAAHGYAWFTAPGAGPVRHYAWGFGGQMIHVVPSLGATVVMTSDPTQRSGGAQGHARALHGLMEEAILPMLARG encoded by the coding sequence ATGACCTTCGCCCTTCCACGTCGCACGCTTCTGGCGGTGCCCGCGCTGATCCTCGCCCGCCCCGGTGCCGCCCAGGAGAATGTCGTCGCCGCGGCGGCTCGGCTGGAACCGCTGCGCGGGCTGATCGTGGCCCGCCAGGGCGAGGCATTGCTGGAACACCGCTTCGCCGGCCCCGCGCTGGACCGGCCGGTGAATGTGAAATCCGTCTCCAAGGCCATCATCGCCGCCCTTGCGGGCGCGGCCATCGCGCGCGGGCTGCTGGAGGGGCCGGACCAGCGCATCGCCCCCATCCTCGCCGACCGGCTGCCGCGCGACGCCGACCCGCGGCTGCAGCGCATCACGCTGGACCACCTGCTCTCGATGCGGGCGGGGCTGGAGCGAACCTCGGGCGTGAACTACGGGCGCTGGGTGACGAGCCCGGACTGGGTGCGCCACGCGCTGGCGCGGCCCTTCGTGGCGGAGCCGGGCGGGCCCATGCTGTATTCGACGGGCAATTCGCATCTGGTTTCGGCGATCCTGACACGCGTCGCGCGCCGCTCCACCCATGCGCTGGCGGAGGAATGGCTGGGCCGGCCGCTCGGCATCGCGATCCCGCCCTGGCCGCTCGACCCGCAGGGCATCTTCTTCGGCGGCAATGACATGCTGCTTTCACCCAGGGCCATGCTGGTCTTTGGCGAGATGATCCGCGCGGGCGGCGTTCACGAGGGCCGGCGCGTGCTGCCCGAGGCCTGGGTGGCCACCTGCTTCGCGCCGCGCACGGCCTCCGCCTTCACAGGGGCCGCGCATGGCTATGCCTGGTTCACCGCGCCCGGCGCCGGGCCGGTGCGGCATTATGCCTGGGGTTTCGGCGGGCAGATGATCCATGTGGTGCCCTCGCTCGGCGCCACGGTGGTGATGACCTCCGACCCCACCCAGCGCTCGGGCGGGGCGCAGGGCCATGCGCGGGCGCTGCATGGCCTGATGGAAGAAGCCATCCTGCCCATGCTGGCACGCGGCTGA
- a CDS encoding DedA family protein: MIETVEAWLTAHGGWAPLVVFLLTFLESLPGVSLLVPATALLVMTGALLGAGTLDPWGVLGGAIAGAILGDAVGFWLSRWLGPRAVRRILPRSQRRNYARGLLLFRRWGWAAVFFGRFLGPMRAVSPLLAGVARMRERHFQSANIASAFLWAPAMLLPGYAAARGLEQVAASDHPLLLGAALLALGGLAWWGWRRWQRRNLPAE, translated from the coding sequence TTGATCGAAACCGTCGAAGCCTGGCTCACGGCCCATGGCGGCTGGGCGCCTCTCGTGGTGTTCCTGCTCACCTTCCTTGAATCCTTGCCCGGCGTGAGCCTGCTCGTGCCGGCCACGGCGCTGCTGGTGATGACCGGGGCGCTGCTGGGCGCGGGCACGCTCGACCCCTGGGGGGTGCTGGGCGGCGCCATCGCGGGCGCCATATTGGGCGATGCGGTGGGGTTCTGGCTGTCGCGCTGGCTGGGGCCGCGGGCGGTGCGGCGCATCCTGCCGCGCAGCCAGCGGCGCAACTATGCGCGCGGCCTGCTGCTGTTCCGCCGCTGGGGCTGGGCCGCGGTGTTCTTCGGCCGCTTCCTCGGGCCCATGCGGGCGGTGTCCCCCCTGCTGGCCGGCGTGGCGCGCATGCGGGAGCGGCATTTCCAGTCCGCCAACATTGCCTCGGCCTTCCTCTGGGCGCCGGCCATGCTGCTGCCGGGCTATGCGGCGGCGCGCGGGCTGGAACAGGTGGCGGCCTCCGACCACCCCTTGCTGCTGGGCGCGGCCCTGCTGGCGCTCGGGGGCCTCGCCTGGTGGGGATGGCGGCGCTGGCAGCGGCGCAACCTGCCGGCGGAGTGA
- a CDS encoding AI-2E family transporter, with the protein MASAFALLWLLSHVLLLLFAGILLATAGAVLANALSRLTGLPRGLALAVVVLGIPALLLGVVALMGPQMVREVNELRTALPEALDAADTWLREDSGLGIGLREILGDPADATATVPWASLAAYVGIGVGGVVNAVLIGFMGVYLAATPGFYLRGFVSLMPHDLRPRVADAMRAAGEGLQGWLLGQVMSMTVIGVLSGVGLWLLGVPMAASLGVLAGLLGFVPFIGATLFTAIAVIFAFSQGAMQALYVLLLCIAVQQLEGEVITPLIQRWAVALPPLLTIMAVLVFGTLFGFMGVLVATPLMVVVMILVQRLYLDQRPEL; encoded by the coding sequence GTGGCCAGCGCCTTCGCGCTGTTATGGCTGCTGTCCCATGTGCTGCTGCTGCTCTTCGCCGGCATCCTGCTGGCCACCGCCGGCGCGGTCCTGGCGAACGCATTGTCGCGCCTGACGGGGCTGCCGCGCGGGCTGGCGCTGGCTGTGGTGGTGCTGGGCATACCGGCGCTGCTGCTTGGCGTGGTGGCCCTGATGGGCCCGCAGATGGTGCGCGAGGTGAACGAACTCCGCACCGCCCTGCCCGAGGCGCTGGACGCCGCCGACACCTGGCTGCGCGAGGATTCCGGCCTCGGCATCGGCCTGCGTGAAATCCTCGGCGACCCGGCCGATGCCACCGCGACCGTGCCCTGGGCCAGCCTCGCGGCCTATGTCGGCATCGGCGTGGGCGGCGTGGTGAACGCGGTGCTGATCGGCTTCATGGGCGTCTACCTGGCCGCGACACCCGGCTTCTACCTGCGCGGCTTCGTCTCGCTCATGCCGCATGACCTGCGGCCGCGCGTGGCGGATGCGATGCGCGCGGCGGGCGAGGGCCTGCAAGGCTGGCTGCTGGGCCAGGTGATGTCCATGACCGTGATCGGCGTGCTGAGCGGCGTGGGGCTATGGCTGCTGGGCGTGCCCATGGCGGCCTCGCTCGGCGTGCTGGCGGGGCTGCTGGGCTTCGTGCCCTTCATCGGCGCCACACTGTTCACGGCCATCGCCGTCATCTTCGCCTTCTCGCAGGGGGCGATGCAGGCGCTCTATGTCCTGCTGCTGTGCATCGCCGTGCAGCAGCTGGAGGGCGAGGTGATCACGCCGCTGATCCAGCGCTGGGCGGTGGCCTTGCCGCCGCTGCTGACCATCATGGCCGTGCTGGTCTTCGGCACGCTCTTCGGCTTCATGGGCGTGCTGGTGGCCACGCCGCTGATGGTGGTGGTGATGATCCTGGTGCAGCGGCTCTACCTGGACCAGCGACCCGAGCTTTAG
- the urtE gene encoding urea ABC transporter ATP-binding subunit UrtE, translated as MLSVEGVDLSYGASRCLRGVSLAVQPGQVAAVLGRNGVGKSSLLRAIMGLERIQGGRITWEGRNLAGLSPADRARAGIGYVPQGREIFPFLTVQENLETALAAAPRGSKVDPEVFDLFPILRQFLRRRGGDLSGGQQQQLAIARAMTARPRLLILDEPTEGIQPNVIKDIGRVIRHLARDRNFAVVLVEQYFEFARDLADHITVMVRGEVALAGPTEALDEAAVRRLLTV; from the coding sequence ATGCTGAGTGTCGAAGGCGTGGACCTCTCCTATGGCGCGAGCCGCTGCCTGCGGGGCGTTTCGCTCGCCGTGCAGCCGGGCCAAGTGGCGGCCGTGCTGGGGCGCAACGGGGTGGGCAAGTCCTCGCTGCTGCGGGCGATCATGGGGCTGGAGCGCATCCAGGGCGGGCGCATCACCTGGGAGGGGCGGAACCTCGCGGGCCTCTCGCCCGCCGATCGCGCGCGGGCGGGCATCGGCTATGTGCCGCAGGGGCGCGAGATCTTTCCCTTCCTGACGGTGCAGGAAAACCTGGAGACGGCGCTGGCCGCCGCCCCGCGCGGCAGCAAGGTGGACCCGGAGGTGTTCGACCTCTTTCCCATCCTGCGGCAATTCCTGCGGCGGCGGGGAGGCGACCTTTCTGGCGGGCAGCAACAGCAGCTCGCCATCGCGCGAGCGATGACGGCGCGGCCTCGCCTGCTGATCCTGGACGAGCCGACAGAGGGCATCCAGCCCAACGTCATCAAGGACATCGGCCGCGTGATCCGTCACCTCGCGCGGGACCGCAACTTCGCGGTGGTGCTGGTCGAGCAGTATTTCGAATTCGCGCGCGACCTCGCGGACCACATCACGGTGATGGTCCGCGGCGAGGTGGCGCTGGCCGGCCCCACCGAGGCGTTGGACGAGGCCGCGGTGCGCCGGCTGCTGACGGTCTGA
- the urtD gene encoding urea ABC transporter ATP-binding protein UrtD: MSTAGLYVDGVTVTFDGFRALNNLSLLVEPGELRAVIGPNGAGKTTMMDVLTGKTRPDTGIVRFAARDLTRLDEAAIAMLGIGRKFQKPTVFDALTVFENLELALKAPRGPIACLRWVLSGQARARIEATMEQIGLTARREDLAGLLSHGQRQWLEIGMLLMQEPELLLVDEPVAGMTDHETEQTAALLRGIAGTRSVVVVEHDLEFVRALDCRVTVLHEGSVLSEGSITHVQADPRVIEVYLGR, encoded by the coding sequence ATGAGCACCGCGGGCCTTTATGTGGACGGCGTCACCGTCACCTTCGACGGCTTTCGCGCGCTGAACAACCTCTCCCTGCTGGTCGAACCCGGTGAGTTGCGCGCCGTCATCGGCCCCAATGGCGCGGGCAAGACGACGATGATGGACGTCCTCACCGGCAAGACACGGCCCGACACCGGCATCGTCCGCTTCGCCGCGCGGGACCTGACGCGGCTGGACGAAGCCGCCATCGCCATGCTGGGCATCGGGCGGAAATTCCAGAAGCCCACCGTCTTCGACGCGCTGACCGTCTTCGAGAATCTGGAGCTGGCGTTGAAAGCCCCGCGCGGGCCCATCGCCTGCCTGCGCTGGGTGCTGTCGGGCCAGGCGCGCGCGCGCATCGAGGCCACGATGGAACAAATCGGCCTCACCGCCCGGCGCGAGGACCTGGCCGGGCTGCTCAGCCACGGCCAGCGCCAATGGCTCGAGATCGGCATGCTGCTGATGCAGGAACCCGAACTCCTGCTGGTGGACGAACCCGTGGCCGGCATGACCGACCATGAGACCGAGCAGACCGCCGCCCTGCTGCGCGGCATCGCGGGCACGCGCAGCGTGGTGGTGGTGGAGCACGATCTGGAATTCGTCCGCGCGCTCGATTGCCGGGTCACGGTGCTGCACGAGGGCAGCGTGCTGTCCGAGGGCTCCATCACCCATGTGCAGGCCGATCCGCGCGTCATCGAAGTCTATCTGGGGCGCTGA
- the urtC gene encoding urea ABC transporter permease subunit UrtC — protein MNRRLVLLLCVLALAALPAFNALPAEHPLHVPDFLVSVVGKWICYAILALAIDLAWGYAGILSLGHGAFFALGGYAIGMHLMRLIGPRGVYGHPVLPDFMVFLGYTELPWYWLGFDWFAFAFLMALFVPGLLALVVGWLAFRSRITGVYLSIITQAMTYALMLAFFRNDMGFGGNNGFTDFKELLGMPLNTAGTRATLFYASLATLVLVFWGCAHLTQTKLGRVLTAIRDAESRTRFLGYDVTQHKLFVFVLSAMIAGLAGALYVPQVGIINPSEFSPGNSIEAVVWVAFGGRGTLVGAVLGAFSVNALKTWLTSVAPDLWLIVLGLLFVIVTLLLPKGLIGLLRRRQP, from the coding sequence ATGAACCGTCGCCTCGTCCTGCTGCTGTGCGTGCTGGCGCTGGCGGCACTTCCGGCCTTCAACGCGCTGCCGGCCGAGCATCCGCTGCATGTCCCGGATTTCCTCGTGAGCGTGGTGGGCAAGTGGATCTGCTACGCCATTCTCGCCTTGGCCATTGATCTTGCCTGGGGCTATGCGGGCATTCTCTCGCTGGGCCATGGCGCCTTCTTCGCGCTGGGCGGCTACGCGATCGGGATGCACCTGATGCGGCTGATCGGGCCGCGCGGCGTCTATGGCCATCCGGTGCTGCCGGACTTCATGGTGTTCCTGGGCTACACGGAGCTGCCCTGGTATTGGCTGGGCTTCGACTGGTTCGCCTTCGCCTTCCTCATGGCGCTGTTTGTCCCTGGGCTGCTGGCGCTGGTGGTGGGGTGGCTCGCGTTTCGCAGCCGCATCACGGGCGTTTATCTCTCCATCATCACCCAGGCCATGACCTATGCGCTGATGCTGGCCTTCTTCCGCAATGACATGGGCTTCGGCGGCAATAACGGCTTCACCGACTTCAAGGAATTGCTGGGCATGCCGCTCAATACGGCGGGCACGCGGGCCACGCTGTTCTATGCCTCGCTGGCCACGCTGGTGCTGGTGTTCTGGGGCTGCGCGCATCTGACGCAAACCAAGCTCGGCCGCGTGCTGACAGCCATCCGCGATGCCGAGAGCCGCACGCGCTTCCTGGGCTATGACGTGACACAGCACAAGCTCTTCGTCTTCGTGCTCTCGGCCATGATCGCGGGGCTGGCGGGCGCGCTCTATGTGCCGCAGGTGGGCATCATCAACCCCTCAGAATTCTCGCCGGGCAATTCCATCGAGGCGGTGGTGTGGGTGGCCTTCGGCGGCCGCGGCACGCTGGTGGGGGCGGTGCTGGGCGCCTTCTCGGTGAACGCGCTCAAGACCTGGCTGACCTCGGTGGCGCCGGACCTCTGGCTGATCGTGCTGGGGCTGTTGTTCGTCATCGTGACGCTGCTGCTGCCCAAGGGGCTCATCGGCCTGCTGCGGAGGCGCCAGCCATGA
- the urtB gene encoding urea ABC transporter permease subunit UrtB: MRPPPFRGAKKEAAELMPWFLLRGLAAALALLLFLAPARAQEYEALLPGLAGGFAQQAETVERLGLLGDPRAIPLLQAMADARLLRLADGSFAPQQGAAPPEGATLIRINNRVRGALRGALGRLQLVSPDPAERLRAAEAILRNRSAADIPLIEAALARETQAPIRVRLGLALGGARLASEDVAVRREGIAALGASASPEARGQLLAARAANAELLPEIEAAIAAIDRRLQLRRAAETMFQGLSLGSVLLLAALGLAITFGVMGVINMAHGEFVMLGAYTTVVVQELCRGIPELAPWSLPLAVPAAFLVTAAIGAAMERGLIRHLYGRPLETLLLTFGVGMILQQVVRLTFGAQNREVISPDWMMGTLLLPGGVAVTQNRLWIILFALAVLLACFAAIRLTRFGLEMRAVVQNRRIAATMGIRTGRVDAMTFAFGSGLAGLAGVALSQIDNVSPNLGTGYIIDSFMVVVFGGVGSLMGTLIGAFSLGLLNKVLEPYTGVVLAKVAVLVGIMLFIQRRPKGLFALKGRAADQ, from the coding sequence ATGCGCCCGCCCCCTTTTCGTGGCGCGAAGAAGGAAGCGGCGGAGTTGATGCCCTGGTTTTTGCTGCGCGGCTTGGCCGCCGCGCTGGCCCTGCTGCTGTTCCTGGCACCCGCCCGGGCGCAGGAATATGAGGCGCTGTTGCCGGGCCTGGCCGGCGGCTTCGCGCAGCAGGCCGAGACGGTGGAGCGGCTTGGCCTGCTGGGCGACCCGCGCGCCATTCCGCTGTTGCAGGCCATGGCGGATGCGCGGCTGCTGCGGCTGGCCGATGGCAGCTTCGCCCCGCAGCAGGGTGCGGCGCCGCCCGAGGGCGCCACGCTGATCCGCATCAACAACCGCGTGCGGGGCGCGCTTCGTGGCGCGCTGGGCCGGCTGCAACTGGTCTCGCCCGACCCGGCCGAGCGGCTGCGCGCCGCGGAGGCCATCCTGCGCAACCGAAGCGCGGCCGACATCCCGTTGATCGAGGCCGCGCTGGCGCGCGAGACGCAGGCGCCCATCCGCGTGCGGCTCGGGCTGGCGCTGGGGGGTGCGCGGCTGGCGTCGGAGGATGTGGCGGTGCGGCGGGAGGGGATCGCGGCGCTGGGCGCCTCCGCCTCGCCCGAGGCGCGGGGACAGTTGCTCGCCGCGCGTGCCGCCAATGCCGAATTGCTGCCGGAAATCGAGGCCGCCATCGCCGCCATTGATCGCCGCCTGCAACTGCGCCGTGCGGCGGAGACGATGTTCCAAGGGCTCTCGCTCGGCTCGGTGCTGCTGCTGGCGGCGCTGGGGCTCGCCATCACCTTCGGCGTGATGGGCGTCATCAACATGGCCCATGGCGAGTTCGTGATGCTGGGCGCCTACACCACCGTGGTGGTGCAGGAACTTTGTCGTGGCATTCCCGAACTCGCGCCGTGGTCGCTTCCCTTGGCCGTGCCGGCCGCCTTCCTGGTGACGGCCGCCATCGGCGCCGCGATGGAGCGCGGGCTGATCCGCCACCTCTATGGCCGCCCGCTGGAGACGCTGCTGCTGACCTTCGGCGTGGGGATGATCCTGCAGCAGGTGGTGCGCCTCACCTTCGGCGCGCAGAACCGCGAAGTCATCAGCCCCGACTGGATGATGGGCACGCTGCTGCTGCCCGGAGGCGTCGCGGTCACGCAGAACCGCCTCTGGATCATCCTCTTCGCATTGGCCGTGCTGCTGGCCTGCTTCGCCGCCATCAGGCTCACGCGCTTCGGGCTGGAGATGCGCGCCGTGGTGCAGAACCGGCGCATCGCGGCCACCATGGGCATCCGCACCGGGCGGGTGGACGCGATGACCTTTGCCTTCGGATCGGGCCTCGCGGGGTTGGCCGGCGTGGCGCTGAGCCAGATTGACAACGTCTCGCCCAATCTCGGCACGGGCTACATCATCGACAGCTTCATGGTGGTGGTGTTCGGCGGCGTGGGGTCGCTGATGGGCACGCTGATCGGGGCTTTCAGCCTGGGGCTGCTGAACAAGGTGCTGGAGCCCTATACGGGCGTGGTGCTGGCCAAGGTGGCGGTGCTGGTCGGCATCATGCTGTTCATCCAGCGCAGGCCCAAGGGCCTGTTCGCGCTGAAGGGGCGCGCGGCCGACCAATGA
- the urtA gene encoding urea ABC transporter substrate-binding protein: MREPSHSVTRRGLLAAPLAVGLTAPLAAPALGQQAPIRVGVLHSLSGTMAISETALRDTVLMMVEAQNAQGGLLGRRLEAVVVDPASNWPLFAEKARELLQISRVDVTFGCWTSVSRKSVLPVFEELNGLLFYPVQYEGEEESRNIFYTGAAPNQQAIPAVEYLLGADGGEAKRIALLGTDYVYPRTTNRILRGFLNSKGIPDADILEEYTPFGHSDWQGIVARVKRFAGEGKKTAIVSTINGDANVPFYRELGNQGIRAEDIPCVAFSVGEEELAGIDTRPLVGHLAAWNYFMSVQSPANTEFLTMWRNYIRNPRRVTNDPMEATLIGFKMWAQAVTAARGTGVDAVREALYGQKVAAPSGYEVEMHRNHHLSKPVMIGEIRADGQFDIVSRTPTAIVAENWSPFIPENANRRR, encoded by the coding sequence ATGCGCGAACCCAGCCATTCCGTCACCCGCCGCGGCCTGTTGGCCGCCCCCTTGGCCGTCGGGCTGACCGCCCCCTTGGCCGCGCCCGCCCTCGGCCAGCAGGCGCCGATCCGGGTCGGCGTGCTGCATTCGCTGTCGGGCACCATGGCCATCAGCGAGACCGCGCTGCGCGACACCGTGCTGATGATGGTCGAGGCGCAGAACGCGCAGGGCGGGCTGCTGGGCCGGCGGCTGGAGGCCGTGGTGGTGGACCCCGCCTCCAACTGGCCCCTCTTTGCCGAGAAGGCGCGCGAGCTGCTGCAGATTTCGCGCGTGGACGTGACCTTCGGCTGCTGGACGTCCGTCTCGCGCAAATCCGTGCTGCCGGTCTTCGAGGAACTGAACGGGCTGCTCTTCTACCCCGTGCAGTATGAAGGCGAGGAGGAAAGCCGGAACATCTTCTACACCGGCGCCGCCCCAAACCAGCAGGCCATCCCGGCCGTGGAATACCTGCTGGGCGCCGATGGCGGCGAAGCCAAGCGCATCGCGCTGCTGGGCACGGACTATGTCTATCCCCGCACCACCAACCGCATCCTGCGCGGCTTCCTGAACTCCAAGGGCATTCCTGACGCGGACATCCTGGAGGAATACACCCCCTTCGGCCACAGCGACTGGCAGGGCATCGTGGCGCGCGTGAAGCGCTTCGCGGGCGAGGGCAAGAAGACCGCCATCGTCAGCACCATCAATGGCGATGCGAACGTTCCCTTCTACCGCGAGCTGGGCAACCAGGGCATCCGCGCCGAGGACATCCCCTGCGTCGCGTTCAGCGTGGGCGAGGAGGAGCTGGCGGGCATCGACACCCGCCCGCTGGTGGGGCACCTCGCGGCGTGGAACTACTTCATGTCCGTGCAGTCGCCCGCCAACACCGAGTTCCTGACCATGTGGCGCAACTACATCCGCAACCCGCGCCGCGTGACCAACGACCCGATGGAGGCCACCCTCATCGGCTTCAAGATGTGGGCGCAGGCCGTCACCGCCGCGCGCGGCACGGGCGTGGATGCGGTGCGCGAGGCGCTCTACGGGCAGAAGGTGGCGGCGCCCTCGGGCTATGAGGTGGAGATGCACCGCAACCATCACCTCTCGAAGCCGGTGATGATCGGCGAAATCCGCGCCGATGGGCAGTTCGACATCGTCAGCCGCACGCCGACGGCCATCGTGGCCGAGAACTGGTCGCCCTTCATCCCCGAGAACGCGAACCGCCGGCGCTGA